A single region of the Terriglobia bacterium genome encodes:
- a CDS encoding amidohydrolase yields MKGSPGAGSEPADTVLLNGNIYTMNPRNPHGQAIAILGDKIRYVGTNEGAGRFRGPKTEVVDLDGKTVVPGFIDAHGHFIGLGESLQRLSFVETRSFEEVVGMVKQKVAESPRGEWVQGRGWDQTRWPVKDFPHHRELSAVSPENPVWLTRVDGHAGLANARAMEIAGITRQTPDPPGGRIVHDEKSGEPTGVFVDNAMSLIGRHIPPLTRDQIKRAALLAIQKCLADGLTEVHDAGVGRETIEIYKDLVDERRFDFRIYAMIMATGSPANSPAAMTLDAYLKTGPLIGYGGNRLTVRSIKIIADGALGSRGAAMLEPYSDDPKNTGLMVTPQEAIYAWAKKATDGGFQVNTHAIGDRANRIWLDIVESLEKENPKVKELRLRDEHAQILAMSDIPRLALLHVIPSMQPTHCTSDMRWAEQRVGAERIKGAYAWRSLLKTGVRIAAGSDFPVEDPNPLWGFYAAITRQDQSGWPTAGWFAQERLTREEALRSFTLDAAYAAFEEKLKGSIEEGKLADLVVLSHDIMKIEPQLILRTEVEKTFLGGKLVYGKVTSRP; encoded by the coding sequence CCACGGAACCCGCACGGACAGGCCATCGCGATTCTTGGGGACAAAATACGATATGTGGGGACGAACGAAGGGGCAGGACGGTTCAGGGGTCCAAAGACCGAGGTGGTAGATCTCGACGGCAAAACGGTGGTACCGGGCTTTATTGACGCGCACGGTCATTTCATTGGACTCGGAGAAAGTTTACAGCGATTAAGCTTCGTGGAAACCCGCAGCTTCGAAGAGGTCGTCGGGATGGTAAAACAGAAGGTCGCCGAGAGTCCCCGCGGCGAATGGGTGCAGGGGCGCGGTTGGGATCAGACCCGATGGCCTGTCAAAGATTTTCCCCACCATCGGGAACTGAGCGCCGTTTCACCCGAAAATCCGGTCTGGCTGACCCGCGTGGATGGCCATGCGGGGCTTGCCAATGCCCGGGCAATGGAAATAGCTGGGATTACCCGCCAAACTCCGGACCCGCCCGGGGGCAGGATCGTCCATGATGAGAAATCCGGCGAGCCCACGGGAGTCTTTGTGGACAATGCCATGTCCCTCATCGGACGTCATATTCCGCCCCTTACGCGCGACCAGATCAAGAGGGCTGCCCTGCTCGCAATCCAGAAGTGCCTCGCGGATGGGTTGACCGAGGTCCACGATGCGGGGGTGGGCAGGGAGACGATCGAAATTTACAAGGACCTGGTTGACGAGCGCCGATTCGACTTCCGCATCTATGCCATGATCATGGCGACGGGTAGTCCCGCCAACTCGCCGGCAGCCATGACACTGGATGCCTACCTGAAGACGGGACCTCTCATTGGATATGGTGGAAATCGACTGACGGTCCGATCCATCAAGATTATAGCGGACGGCGCGCTCGGATCCAGGGGAGCCGCGATGCTGGAGCCGTACAGTGACGATCCCAAGAATACCGGGCTGATGGTTACACCCCAAGAGGCCATTTATGCCTGGGCCAAGAAGGCCACGGATGGGGGCTTCCAGGTCAACACGCATGCCATTGGCGACCGTGCCAACCGCATCTGGCTTGATATCGTGGAAAGCCTCGAAAAGGAAAACCCGAAAGTGAAAGAGTTGCGCTTGCGCGATGAGCATGCCCAGATCCTGGCCATGAGCGATATCCCCCGCTTGGCGCTATTGCATGTCATCCCCTCGATGCAGCCCACCCATTGCACCAGTGACATGCGATGGGCCGAGCAGCGCGTGGGAGCGGAACGGATCAAGGGAGCCTATGCCTGGCGCTCGCTTCTGAAGACCGGGGTTCGCATTGCGGCCGGATCCGACTTCCCGGTGGAAGACCCCAACCCGCTGTGGGGATTTTATGCGGCGATCACGCGCCAGGACCAAAGCGGGTGGCCGACGGCCGGCTGGTTTGCCCAGGAGCGGTTGACCCGTGAAGAGGCGCTTCGATCCTTCACCTTGGACGCAGCCTACGCGGCGTTTGAGGAAAAACTGAAGGGATCCATTGAGGAAGGGAAGCTCGCTGACCTGGTGGTTCTAAGCCATGATATTATGAAAATTGAACCTCAATTGATTTTGCGAACGGAAGTTGAGAAGACCTTCCTGGGGGGTAAACTGGTCTACGGAAAAGTGACGTCAAGGCCCTGA
- a CDS encoding M28 family metallopeptidase — protein MRIRFGAIVILLVSMSWVIPCSGQPLPARNPEVEKIVQEISPQNIQQILDKLVSFGTRHTLSETAPEDRGIGAARRWIKNELEKYSKDSGGRLKVEFDSFITDPKDIEPRYRSRVPKPTEIVNVVATLPGSRPDSAARIYVVSGHYDSMCTQMMDTKCDAPGADDDASGTAVSMELARVMSKYQFDATVVFLCVAGEEQGLIGSTHWARAAKEKKWNIAAMLNDDIVGNIQGGGEEINNQIVRVFSEGVPVNETEADKRLREAIGGEDDSPSRQLARYIEETAVKYVPDFKVLMVFRRDRYGRGGDHTAFNENGFAAVRFSELHEDFRHQHQTPRTEGGVQYGDLPGFVSPGYIAQVARLNAASLASLALAPAAPENVRFGSARQAYDTLIHWSPNPESNVAGYALVWRDTTAPDWQHELYVGNVTEFTLKGLSKDNLIFGVRAVDKEGDLSPVTVPRPPSPQRGASGR, from the coding sequence ATGCGAATCCGTTTCGGCGCCATTGTGATTTTGCTTGTCTCGATGAGTTGGGTCATCCCTTGTTCCGGCCAACCGCTCCCTGCCCGCAACCCGGAAGTTGAAAAGATCGTCCAGGAAATTTCGCCGCAGAACATCCAGCAGATCCTCGACAAGCTGGTGAGCTTTGGGACCCGGCACACGCTCTCCGAAACGGCCCCTGAGGACCGCGGGATCGGAGCGGCCCGTCGATGGATTAAAAACGAATTGGAAAAGTATTCCAAGGACAGTGGTGGGCGGCTCAAGGTCGAATTCGACTCCTTCATCACTGATCCCAAGGACATTGAGCCCCGCTACCGGTCCCGCGTCCCCAAACCCACCGAGATCGTGAACGTGGTTGCGACCTTGCCGGGTTCACGGCCGGATTCCGCCGCCCGAATCTATGTGGTGAGCGGGCATTATGATTCCATGTGCACACAAATGATGGACACCAAGTGCGACGCCCCCGGAGCCGATGATGATGCCAGCGGCACCGCCGTCTCGATGGAGCTGGCACGAGTCATGAGCAAGTATCAGTTCGATGCGACGGTGGTCTTCCTCTGCGTCGCGGGCGAGGAGCAGGGGTTGATCGGGTCCACGCACTGGGCCCGAGCGGCAAAAGAAAAGAAATGGAACATCGCGGCGATGCTCAACGACGACATCGTGGGCAACATTCAGGGAGGTGGCGAAGAGATTAATAATCAGATCGTGAGGGTGTTTTCCGAAGGGGTGCCGGTCAACGAAACTGAGGCAGACAAGCGGTTGCGTGAGGCCATCGGGGGCGAAGATGATTCACCCTCGCGACAGCTGGCGCGCTACATTGAAGAGACCGCCGTCAAATACGTGCCTGATTTCAAGGTCCTGATGGTCTTCCGTCGGGACCGATATGGACGCGGGGGCGACCATACGGCGTTCAATGAAAACGGGTTCGCGGCCGTTCGGTTTTCCGAACTACACGAGGATTTCAGACACCAACATCAAACCCCACGAACTGAAGGGGGCGTCCAGTATGGCGATTTGCCCGGGTTTGTCTCACCGGGGTATATCGCCCAGGTCGCCCGGCTCAATGCCGCCTCGCTGGCCTCACTGGCCTTGGCTCCCGCAGCGCCCGAGAATGTCCGGTTCGGCTCGGCGCGCCAAGCCTACGACACCCTCATCCATTGGTCTCCCAATCCTGAATCGAACGTCGCCGGTTATGCGCTGGTTTGGAGGGATACCACGGCGCCGGATTGGCAACATGAACTGTATGTCGGCAACGTCACGGAGTTCACCTTGAAGGGCCTGTCAAAGGACAATTTGATCTTTGGAGTACGGGCCGTTGACAAGGAAGGTGATTTGAGTCCGGTTACGGTGCCCAGGCCGCCCAGCCCTCAGCGAGGGGCGTCGGGGCGGTGA
- the speA gene encoding biosynthetic arginine decarboxylase has translation MPSSETTDLVSKLYGVENWGAGYFQVNQRGNLSVTPTKNPHLQVDVYDVVCELARRKVGTPILLRFPQMLECQVTDLHEAFLNSINEFHYGGGHLGVFPTKVNQKLDVIESLLHTGAKYRYGLEVGSKAELALAVAMPLSPGALIICNGNKDELFVRSALLCQKLQKPSIVVIEDIEDLKMTLSLAEKLELEAQLGIRVKLYTRGSGKWEESGGEIAKFGLNTIQLVKALHHLREVGHQQDLKMLHFHIGSQITNIKRIKAAVKEAARVFCKVNKMGFNVQYLNVGGGLGVDYDGSRTASECSVNYTIQEFANDVIYTVREVCQSENVPEPIVVTESGRAVVAYHSMLITDVRQAVSPGASAAALIEMANGTKSEPVRELVDLARDINAKNFMEYYHDALAHREEFIALFDLGFLDLEEKAKGEQLFWDICRKAVKFSKSMKDRPEEFEDLEKLLSSKYICNFSLFQSAIDIWALDQLVPIMPIHRLNEIPTEYGTLCDVTCDSDGSIDKFVDVRDTKESLELHSLNGTPYYIALLLVGAYQEAIGDLHNLFGAVNEVSVVVDENGRFHFRKIVRGEVVRQVLSYMGYDVDTLLQLLGNSVSRLRQEGLLKDEDEHELLANYSRLLDSYTYLS, from the coding sequence ATGCCCAGTTCCGAAACCACGGATCTGGTATCCAAGTTGTATGGCGTCGAAAACTGGGGCGCCGGATATTTTCAGGTCAACCAAAGGGGCAACCTCTCGGTCACCCCGACCAAGAATCCGCACCTCCAGGTCGACGTGTATGACGTGGTGTGCGAACTGGCACGGCGCAAAGTCGGCACCCCCATCCTGCTGCGGTTTCCCCAGATGCTGGAATGCCAGGTCACCGATCTTCACGAGGCGTTTCTGAATTCCATTAACGAGTTCCATTATGGCGGCGGACATCTCGGCGTTTTCCCGACCAAGGTGAACCAGAAACTGGATGTCATCGAGAGCCTCCTGCACACCGGGGCCAAGTACCGCTACGGGCTGGAGGTGGGGAGCAAGGCGGAACTGGCACTCGCCGTGGCGATGCCCCTGTCCCCCGGCGCGCTGATTATCTGCAACGGGAACAAGGACGAGCTGTTTGTCCGCAGCGCGCTCTTATGTCAGAAGCTCCAGAAGCCGTCCATTGTGGTCATCGAAGACATCGAAGATCTCAAGATGACGTTGAGCCTGGCGGAGAAGCTGGAGCTCGAAGCTCAGCTGGGGATTCGCGTCAAGCTTTATACCCGGGGTAGCGGCAAGTGGGAGGAGTCGGGTGGAGAGATTGCCAAGTTCGGCCTGAATACAATCCAACTGGTCAAGGCGCTGCACCACCTGCGCGAGGTCGGCCACCAGCAGGACTTGAAGATGCTGCATTTCCACATCGGCTCTCAGATTACGAACATCAAACGGATCAAAGCTGCTGTCAAAGAGGCGGCGCGCGTGTTCTGCAAGGTGAATAAGATGGGGTTCAACGTCCAGTACCTGAATGTGGGGGGGGGACTGGGCGTGGACTACGACGGCAGCCGCACCGCCTCGGAATGCAGTGTCAATTACACGATTCAGGAATTTGCGAACGACGTCATTTACACCGTGCGGGAGGTGTGTCAGAGCGAGAATGTGCCCGAGCCGATCGTGGTCACCGAGAGCGGGCGCGCCGTTGTCGCCTACCATTCCATGCTGATCACCGACGTGAGACAGGCCGTTTCCCCGGGGGCCAGTGCCGCCGCGCTGATCGAAATGGCGAATGGCACCAAATCGGAGCCGGTTCGCGAATTGGTCGATCTGGCGCGCGACATCAATGCCAAGAATTTCATGGAGTATTACCACGATGCCCTGGCACACCGCGAGGAATTCATCGCCCTGTTTGACCTGGGCTTTCTCGACCTCGAAGAAAAGGCCAAGGGCGAACAGCTCTTCTGGGACATCTGCCGGAAGGCCGTGAAGTTTTCCAAATCGATGAAAGATCGTCCAGAAGAGTTTGAAGACCTGGAAAAGTTGCTTTCGTCAAAGTACATCTGTAATTTCTCGCTCTTCCAGTCCGCCATCGACATCTGGGCGCTGGACCAACTGGTCCCGATCATGCCCATCCATCGGCTCAACGAGATCCCCACCGAATACGGGACGCTGTGCGACGTCACCTGTGATTCCGACGGGAGCATCGATAAGTTTGTCGATGTGCGGGACACGAAGGAATCCCTCGAACTGCACTCCCTCAATGGCACCCCCTATTACATCGCCCTGCTGCTGGTGGGGGCCTACCAGGAAGCCATCGGGGATCTGCATAATCTGTTCGGCGCAGTCAACGAGGTGAGCGTGGTGGTGGACGAAAACGGGCGGTTTCATTTCCGAAAAATCGTGCGGGGGGAAGTCGTCCGGCAGGTCCTGAGTTACATGGGCTACGATGTGGACACGCTGCTGCAATTGCTGGGGAACAGCGTGTCGCGACTGCGCCAGGAAGGGCTGCTCAAAGATGAGGACGAGCACGAACTGCTCGCCAACTATTCGCGTCTGCTGGACAGCTACACGTATCTATCTTAG
- a CDS encoding LptF/LptG family permease: MRIISRAIFREILSPTLLGLLVFTFILFVRDMGKLLEMVVSSTASPALIGKLCLLLLPNIFLFAIPMAGLLGILVGLGRLSADGEVVALRASGQSIAAFVRPVLLLAFLAAGLNLGLSLEIVPRVNRMKQSVLTQLARSQIGTEISPRVFDGRFPNLILYVQDISGDRWNGIFLVDVSKADEPKITLAQKGMLIVDRPKDRLQLYLEEGGTHLLAPQRPSEYSMIHFTHSEIPLPPIVAKGAQATRRSLSEYTNWELLNETRKPIASRSFRIELYRRFALPCSCIVLALLGIPLGISSRKGGKSYGFVLSLLVISAYYLLFVSGSRFAEDGRLSPFVGIWGTNLIFLFFAGVLIFLHERSLFRISRPAFLDARGMRRAAQLNNTESSTAQPSGKVISLLRLISPHILDEYILRGFFAYLLLSLAAFIIIFIIVTLFELISDIVRNDISPLTTIYYFVFLTPQIVYTLTPLAILVATLVNFGLLTKTNQITAMKASGLSLYRLSLSLLFSAAVISVGMFVLQDFVLPGSNQRQDMYRNIIKGRPPQTFLRPNQNWIVGTGNAHLQIYNYNYYDPDKQVFAGLSVFEIDPHSFEITRRIFARQTYRDAYSDRWIYDDGWVRDFAAGAPEPYRTFSVTTFAEMTEKPEYFVKVVKLSEQMNARELWHYIGSLQQSGFDVVRLMVQYYRKFSYPAMAFIMVLIAIPFSFSTGRRGALYGVGLSIVIGIVYWAVAGLFEAMGSFNKLNPMIAVWSPNLLFGLGGLYLLLTIDT; the protein is encoded by the coding sequence ATGCGAATTATATCACGCGCAATCTTTCGTGAAATTCTCTCCCCCACCCTCCTCGGGTTGCTCGTCTTTACTTTCATCCTCTTCGTCCGGGACATGGGAAAATTGCTGGAGATGGTGGTCAGCAGCACGGCCTCACCGGCACTGATCGGGAAGCTCTGCCTGCTGTTGCTCCCCAACATCTTTCTCTTTGCTATTCCCATGGCGGGGCTACTCGGTATCCTGGTGGGGCTGGGACGGCTCTCGGCGGATGGCGAAGTGGTCGCGCTTCGTGCCAGCGGCCAATCCATCGCGGCGTTTGTGAGGCCGGTTCTCCTTCTGGCGTTCCTTGCCGCCGGGCTCAATCTGGGACTTTCCCTCGAGATTGTGCCCCGAGTGAACCGCATGAAGCAGTCGGTCCTGACCCAACTCGCCCGCTCCCAGATCGGCACCGAGATCAGCCCCCGCGTCTTTGATGGACGGTTCCCGAATTTGATTCTTTACGTTCAGGATATCAGTGGGGATCGCTGGAACGGGATCTTCCTGGTCGACGTTTCCAAAGCGGATGAGCCCAAGATCACGTTGGCGCAGAAGGGAATGTTGATTGTTGACCGCCCCAAGGATCGACTCCAGTTGTACTTGGAAGAAGGAGGAACCCACCTGCTTGCGCCTCAGAGACCCAGCGAGTACTCCATGATTCACTTCACGCACAGCGAAATTCCCCTGCCTCCGATCGTCGCGAAAGGGGCGCAGGCAACCCGGCGGTCGCTGAGCGAATATACGAACTGGGAACTCCTGAACGAAACGAGGAAGCCGATCGCTTCCCGGTCTTTCCGTATCGAATTGTACCGGCGGTTCGCCCTTCCCTGTTCCTGCATCGTGCTCGCCCTGCTCGGGATCCCCTTGGGGATCTCCTCCCGGAAAGGCGGCAAGTCCTATGGGTTCGTCCTGAGCCTGTTGGTCATCAGCGCCTATTATCTCTTGTTTGTCAGTGGATCCCGGTTTGCCGAGGATGGCCGGCTTTCACCTTTTGTGGGGATCTGGGGAACCAACCTGATCTTCCTGTTCTTTGCGGGCGTTCTTATCTTTCTTCATGAGCGGTCCCTGTTCAGGATTTCACGCCCCGCCTTTCTGGATGCCCGGGGGATGAGAAGGGCCGCCCAGTTGAATAATACCGAGTCCTCCACCGCGCAGCCGTCCGGGAAGGTCATCTCTCTATTGCGCTTGATCTCTCCTCATATCCTGGACGAATACATTCTGCGGGGATTCTTCGCCTACCTCCTGCTCTCCCTGGCTGCTTTCATCATCATCTTTATCATTGTCACCCTGTTTGAGCTCATCTCGGACATCGTGAGAAATGATATCTCTCCGCTGACCACCATCTATTACTTTGTCTTCCTAACTCCTCAGATTGTCTACACGCTGACCCCCCTCGCGATCCTGGTGGCCACTCTTGTGAATTTTGGGTTGTTGACCAAGACCAATCAGATCACCGCCATGAAGGCCTCGGGTTTAAGTCTCTACCGCCTTTCCCTGTCGCTGCTTTTCAGCGCGGCCGTGATCAGCGTCGGTATGTTTGTACTGCAGGACTTCGTGCTGCCCGGATCCAATCAGCGCCAGGACATGTACCGGAACATCATCAAGGGCAGGCCTCCGCAGACGTTTCTCCGTCCCAATCAGAATTGGATTGTAGGGACGGGGAATGCACACCTCCAGATTTACAATTACAACTACTACGATCCGGACAAGCAAGTCTTTGCGGGGCTCTCTGTTTTTGAGATCGATCCGCACTCCTTTGAGATCACGCGACGCATCTTCGCCCGACAGACCTACCGGGATGCGTACTCGGACCGCTGGATTTACGATGACGGCTGGGTGAGGGATTTTGCCGCGGGTGCGCCTGAACCTTATCGGACGTTCAGCGTGACCACCTTTGCGGAGATGACTGAGAAACCCGAGTACTTTGTCAAAGTGGTGAAATTGAGCGAACAAATGAACGCCCGAGAACTGTGGCATTACATTGGATCACTGCAACAGAGCGGGTTTGATGTGGTGCGGCTGATGGTCCAGTACTATCGAAAATTCTCATATCCGGCCATGGCGTTTATCATGGTTTTGATCGCCATCCCGTTCTCCTTCTCCACGGGCCGGCGAGGGGCTCTGTACGGAGTGGGGTTGTCGATCGTAATCGGAATCGTTTACTGGGCGGTGGCGGGACTCTTCGAGGCGATGGGCTCCTTCAACAAGCTGAATCCGATGATTGCGGTATGGTCTCCGAACCTGTTGTTCGGACTGGGCGGGCTGTACCTGCTTCTGACGATTGATACGTGA
- a CDS encoding glycoside hydrolase translates to MPEKIKLALLWHMHQPFYKDSLRGLLEMPWVRLHALKDYWGMVAMLDDFPRARMTFNVVPSLLSQIEDFLAHPEVDPLFTLAFQPVSSLTDDQKLSMLENFFQANYEHQIARFPRFEELFQRAHQSPGPPSSARLRQFGAQDLLDLQVLSQLCWFDEIYLTRDPVTRSLVEKGRRFSDEDKARLRDREVEILSHLVPIYRQAAERGQVELSTTPFFHPILPLLCDSSIASQSQPRSPFPAQPFRYPQDAALQLNRAVEQHQRLFGQVPSGVWPSEGSVSNAALDVISDAGFLWTATDEGILARSLGLAFHRAPSGEIHHSEMLHAPYRYRNTSLHIFFRDRELSDAIGFHYSRMPAGDAAENFVHRVKSSVKLSRESAPCVSVILDGENAWDYFPENGRPFLKALYQRLTEDPGLEMVTFSEACAQLSTHERRLENIWPGSWINSDFSIWIGDPEDNRAWELLSETREAMEIFTKTHPDFAGSPRGKAAWESLLAAEGSDWCWWYGPEHSTVNDFRFDRLFRSHLINCYQQMGLSIPGSLAQPLKRQIPKRLHILPLGRVHPSIDGRVSSYFEWMGAGSIEESQSTMHQGRKSFERLLYGWDEENVFIRIDLPEPLLESHPAVDVRLYFDADTCLVFKDAAAKHVALSVLLREEKVPAERAVDRADAEPAFDRMFEARIRKSLWPAQPGGALSFYVLLEIGGVPVERIPMHGNLRVDDTSFE, encoded by the coding sequence ATGCCCGAAAAAATTAAATTGGCCCTGCTCTGGCACATGCATCAACCATTTTACAAGGATTCCCTCCGGGGACTGCTGGAAATGCCCTGGGTGCGCTTGCACGCCCTGAAGGACTATTGGGGGATGGTCGCCATGCTCGATGACTTTCCCCGCGCCCGAATGACCTTCAATGTGGTCCCTTCACTTCTCTCCCAGATCGAGGACTTTCTTGCCCATCCGGAGGTCGATCCGCTTTTCACGCTCGCCTTCCAGCCCGTGTCCTCTCTGACCGACGATCAGAAGCTCTCGATGCTGGAGAACTTCTTTCAAGCCAATTATGAACATCAGATTGCCCGCTTTCCAAGGTTCGAAGAGCTGTTCCAACGCGCCCATCAATCCCCCGGTCCGCCCTCCAGCGCAAGACTCCGACAATTCGGGGCGCAGGATCTTCTTGATTTGCAGGTTCTCTCCCAGTTGTGCTGGTTTGATGAGATCTACCTCACCCGAGATCCGGTGACCCGCTCGCTGGTTGAAAAAGGGCGACGATTTTCCGATGAGGACAAAGCCAGACTCCGGGACAGGGAGGTGGAGATATTATCTCACCTTGTCCCAATCTATCGGCAGGCGGCAGAGCGGGGGCAGGTCGAACTCTCAACCACGCCCTTCTTCCATCCCATCCTCCCCTTGCTCTGTGATTCGTCGATTGCCAGTCAATCGCAACCTCGCTCTCCCTTCCCGGCGCAACCCTTCCGGTATCCTCAGGATGCTGCTTTGCAGTTGAATCGCGCCGTGGAGCAACATCAAAGGCTTTTCGGCCAGGTCCCCTCCGGGGTCTGGCCTTCCGAAGGTTCGGTCTCCAACGCCGCTCTCGATGTGATCTCCGACGCCGGGTTTCTGTGGACCGCGACCGACGAGGGGATCCTGGCTCGCAGCCTGGGGCTGGCGTTTCATCGGGCCCCCAGCGGGGAAATCCACCACTCGGAGATGTTGCACGCCCCCTACCGATATCGCAATACCTCGTTGCACATCTTCTTCCGCGATCGGGAACTCTCCGATGCCATCGGCTTCCACTATTCAAGGATGCCGGCGGGAGACGCCGCAGAGAATTTCGTGCATCGCGTCAAGTCTTCAGTCAAACTTTCCAGAGAATCTGCACCCTGCGTCTCCGTCATCCTTGATGGCGAGAACGCATGGGATTACTTCCCCGAGAACGGCCGTCCCTTTTTGAAGGCTCTTTACCAGCGCTTGACTGAGGACCCCGGCCTCGAGATGGTGACTTTCTCCGAAGCCTGCGCCCAATTGAGCACCCATGAGCGAAGATTGGAGAATATCTGGCCCGGTTCCTGGATTAACTCCGATTTTTCGATCTGGATCGGGGACCCTGAGGACAACCGCGCCTGGGAACTTCTTTCCGAGACCCGTGAGGCGATGGAGATCTTCACGAAAACCCATCCCGATTTTGCAGGCAGCCCCCGCGGAAAGGCAGCATGGGAATCGCTGCTCGCAGCGGAAGGGAGTGACTGGTGCTGGTGGTACGGACCCGAACACTCCACGGTCAACGATTTTCGCTTTGATCGGTTGTTCCGTTCCCACCTCATTAACTGTTACCAGCAGATGGGACTGAGCATCCCCGGAAGCCTGGCGCAACCGTTGAAACGACAGATCCCGAAGCGCCTTCACATTCTTCCGTTGGGGAGGGTACATCCCTCCATCGATGGCCGGGTCTCCAGTTATTTCGAATGGATGGGGGCGGGATCGATCGAGGAATCCCAGAGCACCATGCATCAGGGTCGAAAAAGTTTTGAACGGCTCCTATACGGATGGGATGAAGAAAATGTTTTTATAAGGATTGATCTGCCGGAGCCACTCCTCGAGAGTCATCCAGCCGTTGATGTAAGGCTCTATTTCGATGCTGACACCTGCCTGGTCTTCAAGGATGCCGCAGCGAAACACGTTGCCCTTTCGGTGCTCCTCCGGGAGGAAAAAGTACCGGCGGAGCGGGCTGTTGACCGTGCGGACGCGGAACCGGCCTTCGATAGAATGTTCGAAGCCCGCATTCGGAAGTCCCTGTGGCCTGCTCAACCCGGCGGTGCGCTCTCGTTTTACGTCCTTTTGGAGATTGGCGGCGTTCCCGTTGAACGCATTCCCATGCATGGGAACCTGAGGGTCGACGACACCTCATTTGAATGA